From the Maioricimonas rarisocia genome, one window contains:
- a CDS encoding IS110 family RNA-guided transposase, whose product MSTVARFVGLDYHDDSVRVCVMDSQGNVLASRDVDNHWCDVASLVEHTLPDGCEQFTVEASLEACNGAAHLAHELIERAGWSVRLGHAGIVNRMKQNPDKSDKADAFILADLVRIGYLPRVWLAPQEIQDLRTLVRLRTQYVKRQTEIKLRIRALLRGLRLKAPKDINPWTRAWLAWLKATEMNEITTFVRDEHIEELERIKEKIGRVEAQLKKVTKGDAVVARLLSLDGVGWITAITMRAEIAHFERFNSGKQLARYCGVTPRNASSGKRQADAGLVKAGNNHLRQVLIQAAHRLINFDPHWKAFAHRLKKQGKEYNVIVAAVANRWVRRLYHHMQPERLLSP is encoded by the coding sequence ATGTCGACCGTAGCACGTTTTGTCGGACTCGACTACCACGACGATTCTGTGAGGGTGTGCGTGATGGATTCCCAGGGCAACGTCCTCGCCAGCCGCGATGTGGACAACCACTGGTGTGACGTCGCGTCCCTGGTCGAGCACACGCTTCCGGACGGCTGCGAACAGTTCACCGTGGAGGCATCACTCGAAGCCTGCAACGGAGCAGCACACCTGGCACACGAACTCATCGAACGGGCCGGTTGGTCCGTCCGACTGGGACATGCGGGGATCGTCAATCGCATGAAGCAGAACCCCGACAAGAGCGATAAGGCGGACGCATTCATCCTCGCGGACCTGGTCCGGATCGGCTATCTGCCCCGCGTCTGGCTGGCACCGCAGGAGATCCAGGATCTGCGGACGCTCGTGCGACTGAGAACCCAGTACGTGAAACGACAGACCGAAATCAAACTGCGAATCCGTGCCCTCTTGCGAGGTCTGCGACTGAAGGCCCCGAAAGACATCAATCCCTGGACCCGGGCCTGGTTGGCGTGGCTGAAAGCCACTGAGATGAACGAAATCACGACCTTCGTCCGCGATGAACACATCGAGGAACTCGAACGGATCAAGGAGAAGATCGGCCGCGTCGAAGCCCAACTCAAGAAGGTGACCAAGGGCGACGCCGTCGTGGCCCGCCTGCTGTCCCTGGACGGCGTCGGCTGGATCACCGCGATCACCATGCGGGCCGAGATTGCCCACTTCGAACGGTTCAACTCCGGCAAGCAGCTGGCCCGCTACTGCGGAGTCACGCCCAGGAACGCCTCGTCCGGAAAACGACAGGCCGATGCCGGCCTGGTCAAGGCGGGCAACAACCACCTGCGGCAGGTGCTCATTCAGGCGGCCCACCGACTGATCAACTTTGACCCTCACTGGAAGGCATTTGCCCACCGTCTCAAGAAACAGGGCAAGGAGTACAACGTGATTGTGGCGGCGGTCGCCAACCGCTGGGTGCGTCGACTGTATCACCACATGCAGCCGGAGCGACTGCTCAGCCCCTGA
- a CDS encoding mannose-1-phosphate guanylyltransferase: MLHAVIMAGGSGTRFWPESRQSMPKQFLRLAGDRSMIQGTLDRCTPWIDPGNAWVVTNAVQADETARHLPEVPRDQILVEPCARNTAPCIGLAAIHLQRQDPEAVMLVMPADHVIGPPPVFREAVESAAKLVTDDPERLVLFGVPPNYPATGFGYIERGDAVAGSDRAYAVASFREKPDRDVAEEYVESGRFYWNCGIFVWKASRILDALQTHEPEMHAALQRLAEQIGTPGWQEALEKEFPTMNSISIDYAVLERERGSLCVLEAPFRWDDVGSWHAMPRLHGQDDDGNTVLGTHCGVETRNCVIRSSDDHMIATLGLDGCIIVHTSDATLVAQTDDENAIKQLVSRLKESGHERLL; the protein is encoded by the coding sequence ATGCTCCATGCCGTCATCATGGCCGGGGGAAGCGGTACCCGCTTCTGGCCCGAAAGCCGGCAGTCGATGCCGAAGCAGTTTCTGCGGCTGGCCGGCGACCGTTCGATGATCCAGGGAACGCTGGATCGCTGCACGCCCTGGATCGATCCGGGAAATGCGTGGGTGGTCACCAATGCCGTCCAGGCCGACGAAACCGCACGCCACCTCCCGGAAGTCCCGCGGGACCAGATCCTCGTCGAGCCGTGCGCCCGCAATACGGCTCCCTGCATCGGTCTGGCGGCGATCCACCTGCAGCGGCAGGATCCCGAGGCTGTCATGCTGGTGATGCCGGCCGACCACGTCATCGGGCCGCCGCCGGTCTTTCGCGAAGCGGTTGAGTCGGCGGCAAAGCTGGTGACCGACGATCCGGAGCGTCTGGTGCTGTTCGGAGTCCCGCCGAACTACCCGGCGACCGGGTTCGGCTACATCGAGCGGGGTGATGCCGTGGCCGGCTCCGATCGCGCGTACGCCGTCGCCTCCTTCCGTGAGAAACCGGATCGCGACGTTGCCGAAGAGTACGTCGAAAGCGGTCGCTTCTACTGGAACTGCGGCATCTTCGTCTGGAAGGCGAGCCGGATTCTGGATGCACTCCAGACGCACGAACCGGAGATGCACGCGGCCCTGCAGCGGCTTGCCGAGCAGATCGGCACGCCCGGCTGGCAGGAGGCGCTCGAGAAGGAGTTCCCCACAATGAACTCGATCTCGATCGACTATGCCGTCCTCGAGCGCGAACGGGGCAGCCTCTGCGTGCTCGAAGCTCCGTTTCGCTGGGATGATGTCGGAAGCTGGCACGCGATGCCCCGACTGCATGGCCAGGACGACGACGGCAATACCGTCCTCGGAACGCACTGCGGCGTCGAGACGCGCAACTGCGTGATCCGTTCCAGCGACGATCACATGATCGCGACGCTTGGCCTCGACGGCTGCATCATCGTTCATACGTCGGACGCCACACTGGTTGCACAAACCGACGACGAGAACGCCATCAAGCAGCTGGTCTCCCGTCTGAAGGAATCGGGACATGAGCGACTCCTCTGA
- the ruvX gene encoding Holliday junction resolvase RuvX yields the protein MSDSSEQPGGKPLDDDAAMAAVPNDGRLMGLDYGTVRVGVAVSTPEQSIASPFDNYTRRGEKADARYLKEVVDENRIVGVVVGLPRHTGGEEGTKAAEARVFGKWVGEVTGRPVCYWDERFTSAVAEDYLRDAGVPWHRRKERLDMLAAQIMLQSFLDRRRHEAEQARESSPEA from the coding sequence ATGAGCGACTCCTCTGAACAGCCAGGCGGGAAGCCGCTCGATGACGACGCGGCCATGGCGGCCGTCCCGAATGACGGACGCCTGATGGGGCTCGACTACGGCACGGTCCGGGTGGGCGTGGCCGTCTCGACGCCGGAGCAGTCGATCGCCAGTCCCTTTGACAACTACACCCGCCGGGGGGAGAAAGCGGATGCCCGCTACCTCAAGGAAGTGGTCGACGAGAATCGCATCGTCGGTGTTGTCGTCGGCCTTCCCCGTCACACCGGCGGCGAGGAAGGGACGAAGGCAGCCGAGGCCCGTGTGTTTGGCAAGTGGGTGGGCGAGGTGACGGGCCGGCCGGTCTGCTACTGGGACGAGCGGTTCACCTCGGCGGTGGCGGAAGATTACCTCCGCGATGCCGGTGTTCCGTGGCACCGACGCAAGGAACGTCTCGATATGCTGGCGGCTCAGATCATGCTGCAGTCGTTTCTGGATCGCCGCCGGCACGAGGCGGAGCAGGCTCGAGAGTCGAGTCCCGAGGCGTGA
- a CDS encoding UTP--glucose-1-phosphate uridylyltransferase: MQLPQSIQETLSQYGQTHLVRWWDDLDETQQSSLLAQLEEIDFPLMERLIAQRDASDADAAAASSHDRAAKAEPPENLLRLPSTDADQSDWNAAESRGLDLLRAGKVGAVLVAGGQGTRLGFDQPKGMFPIGPVSNKMLFQFHCEQLAARSRDAGQPIPYFIMTSAATHADTVACFEENNYFGLPKEDVYFFQQGSMPAVDHKEPTILLAEKHRVATSPDGHGGILKALARTGMLDIMQERGLEHLYYHQVDNPTAIMCDPVFLGFHEQQGSDMSTKVVAKESAAEKMGVMVSVDGQTEIIEYSDLPDERAQATDDEGGLLLWAGNTAIHAFSLAFLQRLNRDGIDLPYHIAHKPVPCLNEAGEPVEPDDKNANKFEQFIFDALPEAKTALVVEADRDREFNPVKNAEGKDSPATSRDAMIRLHRQWLQDAGAEVADGVIVEISPLYALDARQLAAKLPTGSRFDSNTVLE; encoded by the coding sequence ATGCAACTGCCGCAGTCGATCCAGGAAACCCTTTCGCAGTACGGACAGACGCATCTCGTTCGGTGGTGGGATGACCTCGACGAGACGCAGCAGTCGTCTCTGCTCGCCCAGCTGGAAGAGATCGATTTCCCGCTGATGGAGCGGCTGATCGCCCAGCGTGACGCCAGCGACGCCGATGCCGCGGCCGCGTCGTCCCACGATCGGGCCGCCAAAGCGGAGCCCCCCGAAAACCTCCTCCGCCTGCCCAGCACCGACGCCGACCAGTCCGACTGGAACGCCGCCGAGTCCCGGGGACTGGATCTGCTGCGGGCCGGCAAGGTGGGCGCCGTCCTCGTCGCCGGCGGCCAGGGGACGCGGCTCGGGTTCGACCAGCCGAAGGGGATGTTTCCCATCGGACCGGTCAGCAACAAGATGCTGTTCCAGTTCCACTGCGAGCAACTCGCCGCCCGCTCCCGCGATGCCGGACAGCCGATCCCGTACTTCATCATGACCAGTGCGGCAACGCATGCCGACACGGTCGCCTGCTTCGAAGAGAACAACTATTTCGGCCTGCCGAAAGAGGACGTGTACTTCTTCCAGCAGGGCTCGATGCCGGCCGTCGACCATAAGGAACCGACGATCCTGCTGGCCGAAAAGCACCGCGTGGCGACCAGCCCGGACGGCCACGGCGGGATTCTGAAGGCCCTGGCCCGGACCGGAATGCTGGACATCATGCAGGAACGGGGGCTGGAGCACCTGTATTACCATCAGGTCGACAATCCGACCGCCATCATGTGCGACCCGGTCTTTCTCGGCTTCCACGAGCAGCAGGGCTCCGACATGTCGACCAAGGTCGTCGCGAAGGAGTCGGCCGCCGAGAAGATGGGGGTGATGGTCAGCGTCGACGGACAGACCGAAATCATCGAGTACAGCGACCTTCCGGATGAGCGGGCCCAGGCGACCGACGACGAAGGGGGCCTGCTGCTGTGGGCCGGAAATACGGCCATTCACGCCTTCAGCCTGGCATTTCTGCAGCGGCTCAACCGGGACGGCATCGACCTGCCGTACCACATCGCCCACAAGCCGGTTCCCTGCCTCAACGAAGCAGGCGAACCGGTCGAGCCGGACGACAAGAACGCCAACAAGTTCGAGCAGTTCATCTTCGACGCTCTGCCGGAAGCAAAAACCGCTCTGGTCGTCGAGGCAGACCGGGACCGCGAGTTCAATCCGGTCAAGAACGCCGAGGGAAAGGACTCGCCGGCGACATCGCGCGACGCGATGATCCGGCTGCACCGCCAGTGGTTGCAGGACGCCGGGGCCGAAGTGGCCGACGGCGTCATCGTCGAAATCAGCCCGCTGTACGCCCTCGACGCCCGGCAACTGGCGGCGAAGCTGCCGACGGGCTCCCGGTTCGATTCCAATACGGTCCTCGAGTAG
- the purE gene encoding 5-(carboxyamino)imidazole ribonucleotide mutase: MSAEQTPRVGIVMGSKSDWDTMKHCRDMLKEFGIVADCRVLSAHRTPHAAAEWAETAEERGLEVVIAAAGGAAHLAGVMAAHTVLPVLGVPMSAWSLDGLDSLLSTAQMPRGIPVGTLAIGKAGAVNAALLAVSIMATKEPALRDKLKEYRKSQTETILEQKLD, from the coding sequence ATGAGTGCAGAACAGACGCCCCGCGTGGGGATCGTGATGGGAAGCAAGTCCGACTGGGACACGATGAAGCATTGCCGCGACATGCTGAAGGAATTCGGCATCGTTGCAGACTGCCGTGTCCTCTCGGCTCACCGCACGCCACATGCCGCCGCTGAATGGGCCGAAACCGCAGAAGAACGGGGCCTCGAAGTGGTCATTGCCGCCGCCGGTGGTGCCGCTCACCTGGCCGGCGTGATGGCCGCCCATACCGTGCTTCCGGTGCTCGGCGTGCCGATGTCCGCCTGGTCGCTGGACGGCCTCGACTCGCTGCTGTCGACCGCACAGATGCCGCGGGGCATCCCGGTCGGTACGCTGGCGATCGGCAAGGCGGGTGCGGTGAACGCCGCTCTGCTGGCGGTCAGCATCATGGCCACGAAGGAGCCGGCCCTGCGGGACAAGCTGAAGGAGTACCGCAAGTCCCAGACCGAGACGATCCTCGAGCAGAAGCTGGACTGA